One part of the Humulus lupulus chromosome 9, drHumLupu1.1, whole genome shotgun sequence genome encodes these proteins:
- the LOC133800470 gene encoding uncharacterized protein LOC133800470 — protein MAACFIPFNNRNLDISFFAFRPTVVLVDDLIEALKHFSLCTESLGCVQSSLLQSIHGNMILWYGAWLKKSCENKESLIATLLSMLTNISSMAILAEHSFFDSYAGESRDSGSAAKFCRGDTISMSVASLSSKNDINDLSYACLALFKSSFLRMDGVTSGVCLKCQNKPVAACFYVWKGLQFCYSWILTDHRSSMLPYLERFSLELKYDIFRVVYVSGDNVLNVPFVSPHPPKMLEKGGHSKEQEQVIKTSERNYLW, from the exons ATGGCTGCTTGCTTCATTCCATTCAACAATAGGAATTTGGATATAAGCTTCTTTGCTTTTAGGCCAACTGTGGTTCTGGTTGATGATCTTATTGAAGCACTAAAGCATTTCTCTTTGTGTACTGAGAGCCTTGGTTGTGTTCAAAGTTCTTTACTTCAGAGCATCCATGGAAATATg ATTCTATGGTATGGTGCATGGTTGAAGAAGTCTTGTGAGAACAAAGAATCACTAATTGCAACCCTT CTCTCAATGCTGACCAACATCTCAAGCATGGCTATCTTAGCCGAGCATAGCTTCTTTGATTCGTATGCTGGCGAGTCGAGAGACAGTGGCAGTGCTGCAAAATTCTGCAGAGGTGACACAATCTCCATGAGTGTAGCATCTCTTAGTTCCAAAAATGACATAAATGATCTCTCTTATGCCTGCTTAGCACTTTTCAAGTCAAGTTTTCTAAGAATGGATGGTGTAACATCTGGGGTTTGCTTGAAATGCCAAAACAAGCCAGTTGCAGCCTGCTTCTATGTGTGGAAGGGCCTCCAATTTTGTTACTCATGGATTCTAACAGATCATAGAAGTTCAATGTTACCATACCTCGAACGATTTTCGCTTGAACTTAAGTATGACATTTTTAGAGTGGTATATGTCAGTGGTGACAATGTACTAAATGTTCCTTTTGTTTCTCCTCATCCTCCTAAAATGTTGGAAAAAGGAGGACACAGCAAAGAACAAGAGCAGGTTATTAAAACCTCAGAAAGAAACTACTTGTGgtga
- the LOC133802438 gene encoding uncharacterized protein LOC133802438 isoform X1, with the protein MEYERIHKVQTGMISPSKLRMKLMGAHHLRKKDGSNSNSSRTSPAKLADADFVKNSLLDTTTGDEEVTSPSLEVPSMNFTVAPTLGARQSDQTSDQLKESFPEENGEAGRVRTQQCSKGDSSNSSTVHPLRTLEDDNLDYDSNASSSSFEFHKGERSGHNPISRSISRPMPSKWNDAEKWIMNRQNVQANHHHHHKRNALQNQTNRMPNTNMVRVAPESGNCDIKLLFSRMADTKRVDFCQTASQFGLDKFSFVSSGSHPISGQALIDQSTQSKDLKELGELTCPKSSSDETTGIPAIRSVSMRDMGTEMTPGTSLEPSRTATPVGATTPIRSPASSMPSTPRGGAPASTPMELAHDRESHLTENNRKELSEEELKLKTRREIVALGVQLGKTNIAAWASKDEQERQRSCAEKTKAEELVRIENERRASAWEEAEKSRHFARFKREEIKIQAWESQQKAKLDAELRRIEAQVEQMRAQAQAKMVQKTALTRQRSEEKRASAEARKNRDAEKTAAQAEYIRQTGRMPSASQYICCGWLMS; encoded by the exons ATGGAGTACGAGAGAATTCACAAAGTGCAG ACCGGCATGATTTCCCCAAGCAAACTGAGAATGAAGCTCATGGGGGCGCACCACCTTAGGAAGAAAGATGGATCCAACAGTAACTCCTCAAGAACTTCTCCCGCCAAGCTTGCTGATGCTGATTTTGTCAAGAACAGCTTGTTAGACACCACAACTGGAGATGAAGaag TTACATCTCCAAGCTTAGAAGTTCCATCTATGAACTTCACTGTTGCGCCAACATTGGGGGCAAGACAAAGTGACCAGACTTCTGACCAGCTAAAGGAGTCTTTCCCAGAAGAAAATGGCGAGGCTGGTCGAGTTAGAACCCAGCAATGTTCGAAGGGTGACAGCAGCAATTCAAGCACGGTTCATCCTCTGAGAACATTGGAAGATGACAATCTCGACTATGACAGTAATGCTAGTTCTTCTAGCTTTGAGTTTCATAAGGGGGAAAGATCAGGACACAATCCCATTTCAAGGTCAATCTCAAGACCTATGCCATCCAAGTGGAATGATGCTGAGAAATGGATAATGAACAGGCAGAATGTACAAgctaatcatcatcatcatcataaaagGAATGCTTTACAAAACCAAACAAATAGGATGCCAAATACAAATATGGTGAGAGTTGCTCCAGAGTCTGGTAATTGTGATATCAAATTATTATTTAGCAGAATGGCAGACACCAAGAGGGTTGATTTCTGTCAAACAGCCTCGCAGTTTGGACTCGACAAGTTCTCATTTGTTTCTTCTGGAAGTCACCCCATTTCGGGTCAAGCTTTGATTGATCAATCTACTCAAAGTAAGGATTTAAAAGAATTGGGGGAGTTAACTTGCCCAAAAAGTTCATCAGATGAGACTACAG GGATTCCTGCCATTAGATCAGTCTCAATGAGAGACATGGGAACTGAAATGACACCTGGTACAAGTCTTGAACCTTCAAGGACTGCTACTCCTGTTGGAGCAACTACCCCAATCCGCAGTCCAGCTTCCTCAATGCCATCAACTCCTCGAGGAGGTGCACCAGCTTCAACTCCGATGGAGCTTGCCCATGATAGGGAATCACATCTAACTGAAAACAATAGGAAAGAATTGTCAGAAGAAGAATTGAAGCTTAAGACTAGAAGAGAGATTGTGGCACTAGGTGTCCAGCTTGGCAAGACGAATATCGCTGCTTGGGCGAGTAAAGATGAGCAAGAAAGACAAAGATCTTGTGCTGAAAAGACCAAGGCAGAGGAGCTAGTTCGTATAGAAAATGAAAGGCGAGCTTCTGCCTGGGAAGAAGCTGAAAAATCTAGACATTTTGCAAG ATTTAAACGCGAGGAAATCAAAATCCAAGCATGGGAAAGTCAGCAGAAGGCAAAATTAGACGCCGAGTTGCGGCGAATAGAG GCTCAAGTGGAGCAAATGAGAGCCCAGGCTCAAGCAAAGATGGTGCAAAAAACTGCGCTGACAAGGCAAAGATCAGAAGAAAAACGAGCATCAGCCGAAGCCAGAAAGAACCGGGACGCAGAAAAAACTGCAGCCCAAGCCGAATACATACGCCAAACAGGAAGAATGCCATCTGCTTCTCAATACATCTGTTGTGGTTGGTTAATGTCGTAA
- the LOC133802438 gene encoding remorin 4.1 isoform X2, translating to MISPSKLRMKLMGAHHLRKKDGSNSNSSRTSPAKLADADFVKNSLLDTTTGDEEVTSPSLEVPSMNFTVAPTLGARQSDQTSDQLKESFPEENGEAGRVRTQQCSKGDSSNSSTVHPLRTLEDDNLDYDSNASSSSFEFHKGERSGHNPISRSISRPMPSKWNDAEKWIMNRQNVQANHHHHHKRNALQNQTNRMPNTNMVRVAPESGNCDIKLLFSRMADTKRVDFCQTASQFGLDKFSFVSSGSHPISGQALIDQSTQSKDLKELGELTCPKSSSDETTGIPAIRSVSMRDMGTEMTPGTSLEPSRTATPVGATTPIRSPASSMPSTPRGGAPASTPMELAHDRESHLTENNRKELSEEELKLKTRREIVALGVQLGKTNIAAWASKDEQERQRSCAEKTKAEELVRIENERRASAWEEAEKSRHFARFKREEIKIQAWESQQKAKLDAELRRIEAQVEQMRAQAQAKMVQKTALTRQRSEEKRASAEARKNRDAEKTAAQAEYIRQTGRMPSASQYICCGWLMS from the exons ATGATTTCCCCAAGCAAACTGAGAATGAAGCTCATGGGGGCGCACCACCTTAGGAAGAAAGATGGATCCAACAGTAACTCCTCAAGAACTTCTCCCGCCAAGCTTGCTGATGCTGATTTTGTCAAGAACAGCTTGTTAGACACCACAACTGGAGATGAAGaag TTACATCTCCAAGCTTAGAAGTTCCATCTATGAACTTCACTGTTGCGCCAACATTGGGGGCAAGACAAAGTGACCAGACTTCTGACCAGCTAAAGGAGTCTTTCCCAGAAGAAAATGGCGAGGCTGGTCGAGTTAGAACCCAGCAATGTTCGAAGGGTGACAGCAGCAATTCAAGCACGGTTCATCCTCTGAGAACATTGGAAGATGACAATCTCGACTATGACAGTAATGCTAGTTCTTCTAGCTTTGAGTTTCATAAGGGGGAAAGATCAGGACACAATCCCATTTCAAGGTCAATCTCAAGACCTATGCCATCCAAGTGGAATGATGCTGAGAAATGGATAATGAACAGGCAGAATGTACAAgctaatcatcatcatcatcataaaagGAATGCTTTACAAAACCAAACAAATAGGATGCCAAATACAAATATGGTGAGAGTTGCTCCAGAGTCTGGTAATTGTGATATCAAATTATTATTTAGCAGAATGGCAGACACCAAGAGGGTTGATTTCTGTCAAACAGCCTCGCAGTTTGGACTCGACAAGTTCTCATTTGTTTCTTCTGGAAGTCACCCCATTTCGGGTCAAGCTTTGATTGATCAATCTACTCAAAGTAAGGATTTAAAAGAATTGGGGGAGTTAACTTGCCCAAAAAGTTCATCAGATGAGACTACAG GGATTCCTGCCATTAGATCAGTCTCAATGAGAGACATGGGAACTGAAATGACACCTGGTACAAGTCTTGAACCTTCAAGGACTGCTACTCCTGTTGGAGCAACTACCCCAATCCGCAGTCCAGCTTCCTCAATGCCATCAACTCCTCGAGGAGGTGCACCAGCTTCAACTCCGATGGAGCTTGCCCATGATAGGGAATCACATCTAACTGAAAACAATAGGAAAGAATTGTCAGAAGAAGAATTGAAGCTTAAGACTAGAAGAGAGATTGTGGCACTAGGTGTCCAGCTTGGCAAGACGAATATCGCTGCTTGGGCGAGTAAAGATGAGCAAGAAAGACAAAGATCTTGTGCTGAAAAGACCAAGGCAGAGGAGCTAGTTCGTATAGAAAATGAAAGGCGAGCTTCTGCCTGGGAAGAAGCTGAAAAATCTAGACATTTTGCAAG ATTTAAACGCGAGGAAATCAAAATCCAAGCATGGGAAAGTCAGCAGAAGGCAAAATTAGACGCCGAGTTGCGGCGAATAGAG GCTCAAGTGGAGCAAATGAGAGCCCAGGCTCAAGCAAAGATGGTGCAAAAAACTGCGCTGACAAGGCAAAGATCAGAAGAAAAACGAGCATCAGCCGAAGCCAGAAAGAACCGGGACGCAGAAAAAACTGCAGCCCAAGCCGAATACATACGCCAAACAGGAAGAATGCCATCTGCTTCTCAATACATCTGTTGTGGTTGGTTAATGTCGTAA